One window from the genome of Fulvivirga lutea encodes:
- a CDS encoding metallophosphoesterase, with protein sequence MNKLIVISILLAILFAIDYYVYQGAMLAARNLSQPIRNGIKYTFWGLTGLTFFVILFYNFGNPYFLKGQTRSLIFTGIFINYFSKLFAALFLLSGDIVRLGKWIATQFQNPSPSGEGNSIPRSEFLAKTAMVAGTLPLVAMSWGIISGAHDYRIRRKTIYLPNLPKPFDGITIGQVSDIHSGSFFNKTAVKGGVEMMMREKPDLMFFTGDLVNNESDEVKDYINIFDKLKAPLGVYSVTGNHDYGDYTNWDSAKAKAQNFEDLKEAHRLMNYDLLMNENRIIELGGEKIAILGNENWGAGRFAKYGDLDKAYAGSEEAAVKLLLSHDPSHWDAQVRQKYPDIDVMFAGHTHGFQFGVEIGDFKWSPSQYAYKQWADLYTEGNQHLYVNRGFGYIGYPGRVGMPPELTVITLKRKA encoded by the coding sequence TTGAATAAACTCATCGTTATATCGATTTTACTGGCAATACTCTTTGCTATAGACTACTACGTCTATCAAGGAGCAATGCTAGCTGCCAGAAATTTAAGCCAGCCCATTAGAAATGGCATTAAATACACATTTTGGGGATTAACTGGATTAACTTTTTTTGTTATCCTATTTTACAATTTCGGAAACCCGTATTTCCTGAAAGGTCAGACTCGCAGTCTGATTTTTACAGGTATTTTCATTAACTATTTTTCTAAGCTGTTCGCTGCTCTATTTTTATTGAGTGGAGATATTGTTCGTTTGGGTAAATGGATAGCTACGCAATTTCAAAACCCTAGTCCTTCTGGTGAAGGAAATAGTATTCCAAGGTCGGAGTTTTTGGCTAAGACTGCGATGGTTGCAGGTACGCTTCCTTTAGTTGCCATGAGCTGGGGTATTATCTCAGGAGCACATGATTACAGAATACGGAGAAAAACAATTTACCTTCCTAATTTGCCAAAACCATTTGATGGGATAACCATCGGACAAGTATCAGATATCCACTCGGGTAGTTTTTTTAATAAAACAGCTGTTAAAGGAGGGGTGGAAATGATGATGCGTGAAAAGCCTGATCTGATGTTTTTTACTGGTGATTTAGTGAATAACGAATCAGATGAAGTAAAGGACTATATTAATATTTTTGATAAACTCAAGGCACCATTAGGGGTTTATTCGGTTACCGGTAATCATGATTATGGTGACTATACCAACTGGGATTCGGCAAAGGCAAAGGCTCAGAATTTCGAAGACTTAAAAGAAGCCCACCGATTGATGAACTATGATTTGTTGATGAATGAAAACAGAATCATTGAACTAGGTGGGGAGAAAATTGCAATTCTGGGTAATGAAAATTGGGGTGCCGGGCGTTTTGCCAAATATGGCGATTTAGATAAAGCCTATGCTGGCTCTGAAGAGGCAGCGGTTAAATTATTGCTTTCTCATGATCCGAGCCATTGGGATGCCCAGGTGAGACAAAAATACCCTGATATAGATGTGATGTTTGCCGGCCATACCCATGGCTTTCAGTTTGGCGTTGAAATAGGCGACTTTAAATGGAGTCCTTCCCAATATGCCTACAAACAATGGGCAGATTTATACACAGAAGGCAATCAACACCTTTATGTGAACAGAGGTTTTGGCTATATTGGCTACCCGGGTAGAGTAGGCATGCCACCTGAATTGACGGTGATTACTTTGAAGCGTAAAGCTTAA
- a CDS encoding efflux RND transporter permease subunit, giving the protein MEDKKVNKEFKLSSWAIDNASVIYVMIAIFLFVGVSSYFDMPREDFPEVKETKIYISTPFPGNTAEDIERLITDPLEDKVKNISNVVEILSTSQEDYSIITVEFDEEITVEEAKQKVKDEVDSEKASEDWPLFNGAKVEPNVFDLRLSEEMPIMNINISGDYPVQKLKEFAEYLQEEIEDLPQIKAADIRGAQEKEIEVAVDIYKMMAAQVSFDNILQAINNGNMTMSAGNIKSSGQRRTIRVLGEIESPEELENFVVKHQNNSPVYIKDIADVSFTEEDKTTFAREYGESVVMLDVKKRSGKNMIIAADAIREIIKDAQADVFPQDLTITISNDSSSKTLNQVQDLVNNIIFGIILVVTVLMFFLGFRNALFVGFAIPMSMFMSFTILSALGYTLNTMILFGLIMGLGMLVDNGIVVVENVYRLMEEEGLSRVQAAKKGIGEIAFPIIISTATTVAAFVPLGMWPGMMGEFMIFFPITLSVVLGSSLFVAIFMNSMLVSQFMEVGKKVLSKKQLWRLTAILGSIGTLILIFGGDMKGLGTLMLFNVFLFWVYKYVIKKSADRFQRKTLVKFENWYERRLAHAVRGNNVYWYSSLTFLLLIVVFMLFGASLASQRTKVEFFPDNTPKQIIVYIEYPQGTAIEKTNEITKAIEDRVYSIIDDPEYKDDGYNFLVESSVSQVGEGAGNPMTDGGSSAEMPHRAKITTSMREFKFRRGKDSEKLRQKIQEGLKGIYPGVSISVEKDPVGPPAGYPINIELEGDDYDELINTAERMRNFINAKNIAGIEELKIDVNKGKPSMQVVVDRKKAGELGVAVGQVGSQLRRSLFGEKAGIYKLDGEDYDINVRFNEENRYDKSALFDQKIIFRDQANGQIMEVPVSAVAEQKNTSAFSAIKHRDTKRVVTVYSGLQPGYTDAGAIVSDIQKEMESFKDLPKGVKIDYTGQIEEQNKQMAFLMGAFFSGLGLIMLILVFQFGGISKPIIIMLAIFLSFIGVFGGLMITGWSFVIMMTMMGIISLAGIVVNNGVVLLDYTQLLIDRKKHDLKIDEDEMLEKDTVKEIVIRGGKARLRPVILTAITTVLGLIPLAIGLNIDFFSLFSEFDPQIYFGGDNVIFWGPLAWTVIFGLIVATFLTLIIVPVLFTIVYRLKFWIYQRAKDRAAKKLSATV; this is encoded by the coding sequence ATGGAAGACAAAAAAGTAAATAAGGAATTCAAATTATCGTCATGGGCAATTGATAATGCCTCTGTGATATATGTGATGATTGCCATCTTCCTTTTTGTGGGTGTATCGTCCTATTTTGATATGCCAAGGGAAGATTTTCCTGAAGTAAAGGAAACTAAAATTTACATTAGCACGCCATTTCCGGGTAACACTGCTGAAGATATAGAACGTCTAATCACTGATCCTTTAGAGGATAAAGTGAAAAACATCAGTAACGTGGTCGAAATTCTTTCAACATCGCAGGAAGACTATTCTATCATTACTGTGGAGTTCGATGAGGAGATTACTGTTGAAGAGGCCAAACAGAAAGTGAAAGATGAAGTAGACAGTGAGAAGGCTAGTGAAGATTGGCCGCTTTTCAATGGCGCAAAAGTAGAACCCAATGTTTTTGACTTAAGGCTTTCGGAAGAAATGCCTATTATGAACATCAATATTTCTGGTGATTATCCTGTTCAGAAGCTCAAGGAATTTGCGGAATATCTTCAGGAAGAAATAGAGGACTTACCTCAAATTAAAGCTGCAGATATTCGTGGAGCTCAGGAAAAGGAAATAGAAGTAGCGGTTGATATCTATAAAATGATGGCAGCCCAAGTAAGTTTCGATAATATCCTACAAGCAATTAATAATGGTAATATGACCATGTCTGCAGGCAATATTAAGAGTAGCGGACAAAGAAGAACCATTCGAGTTTTAGGTGAAATTGAATCGCCTGAGGAACTTGAGAATTTTGTGGTCAAGCACCAAAATAATAGCCCCGTTTACATCAAAGATATTGCGGATGTTTCATTTACAGAGGAGGACAAAACCACGTTTGCCAGAGAGTACGGTGAGAGTGTTGTGATGCTGGATGTGAAGAAAAGATCTGGTAAGAACATGATTATTGCTGCGGATGCTATTCGTGAAATAATTAAAGATGCTCAGGCAGATGTTTTTCCTCAGGATCTTACAATTACCATTTCTAATGACTCTTCGTCTAAAACATTGAACCAGGTACAGGATCTGGTAAATAATATCATATTCGGTATTATCCTGGTGGTAACTGTTTTAATGTTTTTCTTAGGATTTAGAAATGCCTTGTTCGTTGGGTTTGCCATTCCTATGTCTATGTTCATGTCGTTCACCATTTTATCAGCTTTAGGGTACACGTTAAATACCATGATACTTTTCGGTCTGATTATGGGGCTTGGAATGCTAGTAGATAACGGTATTGTGGTAGTGGAGAATGTATACCGATTAATGGAAGAAGAGGGGCTATCGAGGGTTCAGGCTGCAAAGAAAGGAATTGGTGAAATTGCTTTTCCAATTATCATATCTACTGCTACAACGGTTGCTGCGTTTGTTCCATTAGGAATGTGGCCAGGTATGATGGGAGAGTTTATGATTTTCTTCCCGATTACACTATCAGTAGTACTGGGTTCATCTTTATTCGTAGCAATTTTCATGAACTCAATGTTGGTATCTCAATTTATGGAAGTAGGTAAAAAGGTACTAAGTAAAAAGCAGTTGTGGCGATTGACAGCCATTCTAGGAAGTATCGGTACTCTTATTTTAATATTCGGAGGAGATATGAAGGGACTGGGCACATTAATGCTCTTCAATGTTTTCCTTTTCTGGGTTTATAAATATGTGATCAAAAAATCCGCAGATAGATTCCAACGTAAAACGTTAGTGAAATTTGAAAACTGGTATGAAAGACGCCTTGCCCATGCTGTAAGAGGAAATAATGTGTATTGGTATTCCAGCTTAACGTTCTTATTACTAATTGTGGTATTCATGTTGTTTGGAGCATCGTTAGCAAGCCAAAGAACCAAGGTGGAGTTTTTCCCAGATAATACTCCGAAGCAGATTATTGTTTACATCGAATACCCTCAAGGTACAGCCATCGAAAAAACAAATGAAATAACAAAAGCCATTGAGGATAGAGTGTATTCCATTATCGATGATCCTGAATACAAAGACGATGGCTATAATTTCTTAGTGGAATCTTCAGTTTCTCAGGTGGGTGAAGGTGCTGGTAATCCAATGACTGATGGAGGTTCATCTGCGGAAATGCCACATAGAGCTAAGATCACTACCTCGATGAGAGAATTTAAATTCAGGAGAGGAAAGGATTCTGAAAAGCTCAGACAGAAAATTCAGGAAGGGTTAAAAGGAATTTACCCGGGAGTTTCTATATCAGTAGAGAAAGATCCTGTTGGTCCGCCAGCTGGCTATCCAATTAACATTGAATTAGAGGGTGATGATTATGATGAACTCATCAATACCGCAGAGCGAATGAGAAACTTTATTAACGCAAAGAACATAGCGGGAATAGAAGAACTTAAGATAGATGTGAACAAAGGCAAACCATCGATGCAAGTGGTAGTAGATAGAAAGAAAGCAGGTGAGTTAGGAGTTGCTGTAGGACAAGTGGGGAGCCAATTAAGAAGATCACTTTTTGGTGAGAAGGCAGGTATCTATAAGTTAGATGGTGAAGATTATGATATTAACGTTCGCTTCAACGAAGAAAACAGGTACGATAAAAGCGCCTTGTTTGATCAAAAGATCATTTTCAGAGATCAGGCTAATGGTCAGATCATGGAGGTTCCTGTATCGGCAGTAGCTGAACAAAAGAATACCTCTGCCTTTAGCGCCATCAAACACAGAGATACAAAAAGAGTGGTAACTGTGTATTCAGGTCTTCAACCAGGTTACACCGATGCCGGTGCTATTGTTTCTGATATCCAGAAAGAGATGGAAAGCTTCAAAGATTTGCCAAAAGGAGTAAAGATTGATTATACAGGACAGATCGAAGAGCAGAACAAACAAATGGCCTTTTTAATGGGCGCCTTCTTTAGCGGTTTAGGTTTAATAATGCTCATTCTTGTATTCCAATTTGGTGGTATCTCTAAGCCAATCATCATTATGCTGGCTATATTCTTAAGCTTTATAGGTGTGTTTGGTGGTTTAATGATTACCGGTTGGTCATTCGTTATTATGATGACCATGATGGGAATTATCTCATTGGCAGGTATTGTGGTAAACAATGGGGTGGTATTGCTAGACTACACACAATTACTCATTGATAGAAAAAAGCATGATTTGAAAATTGACGAAGATGAAATGCTTGAAAAAGATACAGTGAAAGAAATTGTAATTAGAGGTGGTAAGGCAAGGCTTAGACCTGTAATACTTACAGCCATCACCACTGTCCTTGGTTTAATACCATTGGCCATTGGTTTAAATATCGACTTCTTCTCGCTTTTCAGTGAGTTTGATCCGCAGATTTACTTTGGTGGAGATAACGTGATATTCTGGGGACCTTTAGCCTGGACAGTAATCTTTGGTTTGATTGTAGCCACTTTCTTAACCCTAATTATTGTTCCTGTTCTCTTTACCATTGTATACAGATTGAAATTCTGGATATATCAAAGAGCGAAGGACAGAGCAGCCAAGAAGTTAAGTGCTACTGTATAA